In a single window of the Streptomyces cinnabarinus genome:
- a CDS encoding OsmC family protein — MTGTTPQTLSTNRTGSLGVHRLEVVHVEGDAYTVDVRGHRLQVDQPVEAGGTDTAPTPTELFAASLATCVAFYAGRYLHRHNLPRAGLRVRTEFTMATDRPARVAALRLLVVPPPELPEQRRAALLAVASRCTVHNTLHEPPEIDIELEP, encoded by the coding sequence ATGACCGGCACCACACCGCAGACCCTCAGCACGAACCGAACCGGCTCCCTGGGCGTGCATCGCCTGGAGGTCGTCCATGTCGAGGGCGACGCCTACACCGTGGACGTCCGCGGACACCGCCTCCAGGTCGACCAGCCCGTCGAGGCGGGCGGCACGGACACCGCACCCACTCCCACCGAGCTCTTCGCGGCCTCCCTGGCCACCTGCGTGGCGTTCTACGCGGGCCGCTACCTCCACCGCCACAATCTGCCCCGGGCCGGCCTGCGCGTCCGTACGGAATTCACCATGGCAACGGACCGCCCGGCGCGAGTCGCCGCGCTGCGCCTGCTGGTCGTCCCGCCCCCCGAGCTGCCCGAGCAGCGCCGCGCCGCACTGCTGGCCGTGGCCTCGCGCTGCACGGTCCACAACACCCTCCACGAGCCACCCGAGATCGACATCGAGCTGGAACCATGA
- a CDS encoding NAD(P)/FAD-dependent oxidoreductase has translation MGKHIVILGGGTAGTMTANRLCRTYDQDECRITVVDQDDDHLYQPGLLFVPFGLAQPHHLVRSRPRQLDAAVDYKAAGVERVDLDARTVHLAGGIRLSYDVLVVATGARLLPQETDGLTGPGWGERVFTFYDLPGAAGLHDALERFDCGRVVIDVADLPVKCPVAPLEFAFLADWYFQRRGLRDRVELTYVTALDGAFTKPVAAKALGGLLKDKGIELVTEFTLGEVDGAGGRLVSYDEREVPFDLAVVVPLHGGAEYVGRSEGLGDELDFVPVDPHTLQLPGRPDVFAIGDAAGLSASKAGSVAHFEGEVLVHNIGRFLAGQPLDASFDGHANCFVETGFHKALLIDFNYDTEPLHGHFPGPVGLPLLKESHAAHLGKLAFEWLYWHSLLPGRELPGIGSAMPERGKNHVSV, from the coding sequence ATGGGCAAACACATCGTGATTCTCGGCGGCGGAACCGCCGGCACCATGACGGCCAACCGTCTGTGTCGCACGTACGACCAGGACGAGTGCCGGATCACGGTCGTCGACCAGGACGACGACCACCTCTATCAGCCCGGACTGCTGTTCGTGCCGTTCGGTCTCGCTCAGCCGCACCACCTGGTGCGCTCCCGCCCCCGGCAGTTGGACGCGGCCGTCGACTACAAGGCGGCGGGGGTCGAACGGGTCGACCTGGACGCGCGGACCGTACACCTCGCTGGTGGCATCCGGCTGTCGTACGACGTCCTCGTCGTCGCCACCGGCGCGAGGCTGCTGCCCCAGGAGACCGACGGGCTGACCGGTCCCGGATGGGGGGAGAGGGTCTTCACTTTCTACGACCTTCCCGGCGCGGCCGGCCTGCACGACGCGCTGGAGCGTTTCGACTGCGGCCGCGTGGTGATCGACGTGGCCGACCTGCCGGTCAAGTGCCCGGTCGCCCCACTGGAATTCGCCTTCCTCGCCGACTGGTACTTCCAGCGGCGAGGACTTCGCGACCGGGTCGAGCTGACGTATGTCACTGCGCTGGACGGTGCGTTCACCAAGCCGGTCGCGGCGAAGGCGCTGGGCGGGCTCCTCAAGGACAAGGGCATCGAGCTGGTCACCGAGTTCACCCTCGGTGAGGTCGACGGCGCGGGCGGTCGGCTCGTCTCGTACGACGAGCGCGAGGTGCCCTTCGACCTGGCGGTCGTCGTGCCCCTGCACGGCGGCGCGGAGTACGTGGGCCGCTCAGAGGGCCTGGGCGACGAACTCGACTTCGTCCCCGTCGATCCGCACACGCTCCAGCTCCCGGGCCGCCCGGACGTGTTCGCGATCGGGGACGCGGCGGGGCTGTCGGCGTCCAAGGCGGGTTCGGTGGCGCATTTCGAGGGGGAGGTACTGGTGCACAACATCGGCCGGTTCCTGGCCGGTCAGCCGCTGGACGCGTCCTTCGACGGGCACGCCAACTGCTTTGTGGAGACCGGCTTCCACAAGGCTCTGCTCATTGACTTCAACTACGACACCGAGCCGCTGCACGGCCACTTCCCGGGCCCGGTCGGCCTGCCCCTGCTGAAGGAGTCGCACGCCGCCCACCTCGGCAAACTCGCTTTCGAGTGGCTGTACTGGCACAGCCTGCTGCCCGGCCGGGAGCTGCCCGGCATCGGCTCGGCCATGCCCGAGCGCGGCAAGAACCACGTATCCGTCTGA
- a CDS encoding TusE/DsrC/DsvC family sulfur relay protein encodes MLTATYADTAVPVDDEGFFTDPARWTEPMAEQIAAEAGIDTLTDRHWTVIRFMREQYAAKGTGPTVRVLGKTSGVSVKELYQLFPKGPAKTAARIAGIPKPRGCI; translated from the coding sequence ATGCTCACCGCCACCTACGCCGACACGGCCGTCCCGGTCGACGACGAGGGCTTCTTCACCGACCCCGCACGCTGGACCGAGCCGATGGCCGAGCAGATCGCTGCGGAAGCCGGTATCGACACGCTGACCGACCGGCACTGGACGGTCATCCGCTTCATGCGCGAGCAGTACGCCGCCAAGGGCACCGGCCCCACCGTGCGCGTGCTCGGCAAGACCTCCGGCGTCAGCGTCAAGGAGCTCTACCAGCTGTTCCCGAAGGGACCGGCGAAGACCGCCGCAAGGATCGCCGGCATCCCCAAGCCCCGCGGCTGCATCTGA
- a CDS encoding DsrE/DsrF/DrsH-like family protein, with the protein MADTATIEKVSIIVSKGSLEGIYPALIMANGARAEGIEADLFFTFFGLDAVTKKRWEHIKLATVGNPGLHLPTLLGGFPGVPDLVTRYMERKMDRLDIPPIPEFIEMIADTGAGIYACKASVDLFELDQDDLVEQVQGIITVGEFYERAAGSEIIYT; encoded by the coding sequence ATGGCCGACACCGCCACGATCGAGAAAGTCTCGATCATCGTCTCCAAGGGGTCACTGGAGGGGATCTACCCAGCACTGATCATGGCCAACGGTGCCCGCGCCGAAGGCATCGAGGCCGACCTGTTCTTCACCTTCTTCGGGCTGGACGCTGTCACGAAGAAGCGCTGGGAGCACATCAAGCTCGCCACGGTCGGCAACCCCGGCCTGCACCTGCCGACCCTGCTGGGCGGCTTCCCGGGCGTGCCCGACCTGGTCACGCGTTACATGGAACGGAAGATGGACCGGCTCGACATCCCGCCGATCCCCGAATTCATCGAGATGATCGCCGACACGGGAGCGGGTATCTATGCCTGCAAGGCGTCGGTGGACCTGTTCGAACTCGACCAGGACGATCTCGTCGAGCAGGTCCAGGGCATCATCACGGTCGGCGAGTTCTACGAACGCGCGGCCGGCAGCGAGATCATATACACCTGA
- a CDS encoding sulfite exporter TauE/SafE family protein has product MIAAVVAASLLIGVSLGILGGGGSILTVPILIYLAGMETKEAIATSLFVVGVTSAAGVVSHARAGRVRWRTGLLFGLAGMTGAYAGGRLAGFIPGTVLLIAFALMMIATAVAMIRGRRKASTKAHHELPVLHVLLDGIVVGLVTGLVGAGGGFLVVPALALLGGLAMTVAVGTSLLVISMKSFAGLAGYLTTVHIDWGFASVVTAAAVVGSLLGGLLAGRIPQDALRKSFGWFVAVMGVFVLGQQIGSDLRHTLLTSPWTWSYAAAAAGVGVSWYLLRRIARTPERTSTTPEEPDSESPDPLVTRP; this is encoded by the coding sequence ATGATCGCCGCCGTCGTCGCCGCATCCCTGCTCATCGGTGTCAGTCTCGGAATCCTGGGCGGCGGCGGGTCCATCCTGACCGTGCCCATCCTGATCTACCTGGCCGGCATGGAGACCAAGGAGGCCATCGCCACGTCGCTGTTCGTCGTCGGCGTCACCAGCGCCGCCGGCGTCGTCTCGCACGCCCGCGCCGGACGCGTCCGGTGGCGTACCGGGCTGCTGTTCGGTCTGGCCGGCATGACCGGCGCCTACGCAGGCGGACGCCTGGCCGGGTTCATCCCCGGCACCGTCCTGCTCATCGCGTTCGCCCTCATGATGATCGCCACCGCCGTCGCCATGATCCGCGGCCGCCGGAAAGCATCGACGAAGGCCCACCACGAACTCCCCGTCCTCCACGTGCTGCTCGACGGCATCGTCGTCGGGCTGGTCACCGGACTGGTCGGCGCGGGCGGCGGATTCCTCGTCGTTCCCGCACTCGCGCTGCTCGGCGGCCTGGCGATGACCGTCGCGGTCGGCACCTCCCTGCTGGTCATCTCCATGAAGTCCTTCGCAGGGCTGGCCGGCTACCTCACCACGGTGCACATCGACTGGGGCTTCGCCTCGGTCGTCACGGCCGCCGCCGTCGTCGGCAGCCTGCTCGGCGGCCTGCTCGCCGGGCGCATCCCGCAGGACGCGCTGCGCAAGTCCTTCGGCTGGTTCGTCGCTGTCATGGGCGTGTTCGTCCTCGGCCAACAGATCGGTTCCGATCTGCGTCACACGCTGCTCACCAGCCCCTGGACATGGAGCTACGCGGCCGCGGCAGCAGGTGTCGGGGTCAGCTGGTACCTGCTCAGGCGCATCGCTCGCACGCCGGAGCGGACGAGCACCACCCCGGAAGAGCCGGACAGCGAAAGCCCTGACCCTCTCGTCACCCGCCCATGA
- a CDS encoding rhodanese-like domain-containing protein — protein sequence MTLHADKPRLDTAALRDLTRSGGGPRLLDVRTPGEFRTAHIPGSYNVPLDTLREHRAELLNHLDEDVILICRSGARATQAEQALAEAGLPNLRVLDGGVMAWEAAGGPLTRGPARWDLERQVRLVAGSLVLVTGVAGLIVPGLHLIGTAVGAGLTVAALTNTCAMGMLLSKLPYNRGPRTDLDTVVAALRGTQ from the coding sequence ATGACCCTCCATGCCGACAAACCACGCCTCGACACCGCCGCCCTGCGCGACCTGACCCGCTCCGGTGGGGGCCCGCGCCTGCTGGACGTACGCACGCCCGGCGAGTTCCGCACCGCGCACATCCCCGGCTCCTACAACGTCCCCCTCGACACCCTCCGCGAGCACCGCGCCGAGCTGTTGAACCACCTCGACGAGGACGTCATCCTCATCTGCCGCTCCGGCGCCCGCGCCACTCAGGCCGAACAGGCCCTCGCCGAGGCCGGACTGCCCAACCTGCGTGTTCTCGACGGTGGTGTCATGGCCTGGGAGGCCGCCGGCGGCCCGCTCACCCGCGGGCCCGCCCGCTGGGACCTGGAACGCCAGGTCCGGCTCGTCGCCGGAAGCCTGGTGCTGGTGACCGGTGTCGCGGGCCTGATCGTGCCCGGACTGCATCTGATCGGCACGGCCGTCGGGGCGGGACTGACCGTTGCCGCGCTCACCAACACCTGCGCGATGGGCATGCTGTTGTCGAAGCTGCCCTACAACCGCGGCCCGCGCACCGACCTCGACACAGTCGTCGCCGCCCTGCGGGGCACCCAATGA
- a CDS encoding MBL fold metallo-hydrolase: protein MFFAQYYLDCLSQASYLIADETTGKAVVVDPRRDVSEYLTDAAAHGFTIEAVLNTHFHADFLAGHLELADRTGAWIGYGQRAEAEYPIRKLADGERISLGDVQLQILETPGHTPESISVLVYEHTGDPVPYGVLTGDALFIGDVGRPDLLASIGVTADELGRMLYDTIQHKLMALPDAVRVFPAHGAGSACGKNLSTQRQSTIGEQRLTNYACRPMSEEKFVELVTAGQPSAPAYFVYDAILNRKEHGLFDAAAAPRPLSVEEFMERRAAGAVVLDARSPQDFAPGYLRGSVNVPADGRFAEQAGMVVGPEQEVVVVAPQDREEEVVTRLARIGFDKVGGYLREPEGVFPALADDMEQASRLTADGLRGLLNSAEPPLVLDVRNPAEREEGFIEDSLHIPLAELARRLDEIPADRPLVVHCAGGHRSSIAASLLRHTGRTDVSDLLGGYGAWPALPAPADV from the coding sequence ATGTTCTTCGCCCAGTACTACCTCGACTGCCTCTCCCAGGCGTCCTATCTGATCGCCGACGAAACCACGGGCAAGGCCGTCGTCGTCGACCCTCGCCGCGATGTCTCCGAGTACCTCACCGACGCCGCCGCCCACGGCTTCACCATCGAGGCCGTCCTCAACACCCACTTCCACGCCGACTTCCTCGCCGGCCACCTGGAGCTGGCCGACCGCACCGGCGCCTGGATCGGCTACGGGCAGCGCGCCGAAGCCGAGTACCCCATCCGCAAGCTGGCCGACGGGGAGCGGATCAGCCTCGGCGACGTCCAGCTGCAGATCCTCGAAACCCCGGGTCACACACCCGAGTCGATCAGTGTGCTGGTGTACGAGCACACCGGCGACCCCGTCCCCTACGGCGTACTGACCGGTGACGCGCTGTTCATCGGCGACGTCGGCCGGCCCGACCTGCTCGCCTCGATCGGCGTGACCGCCGACGAACTCGGCCGCATGCTCTACGACACCATCCAGCACAAGCTGATGGCCCTGCCCGACGCGGTCCGGGTCTTTCCCGCGCACGGGGCCGGCTCCGCCTGCGGCAAGAACCTGTCCACCCAGCGCCAGTCCACCATCGGCGAACAGCGCCTCACCAACTACGCCTGCCGCCCGATGAGCGAGGAGAAGTTCGTCGAGCTGGTGACGGCCGGACAGCCCTCCGCGCCCGCCTACTTCGTCTACGACGCCATTCTCAACCGCAAGGAGCACGGCCTGTTCGACGCGGCAGCCGCACCGCGGCCCCTGTCGGTCGAGGAGTTCATGGAGCGGCGCGCGGCCGGCGCGGTCGTCCTCGACGCCCGTTCACCGCAGGACTTCGCGCCCGGGTATCTGCGTGGCTCGGTCAACGTGCCCGCGGACGGCCGCTTCGCCGAGCAGGCGGGCATGGTCGTCGGCCCTGAGCAGGAGGTTGTGGTGGTGGCGCCGCAGGACCGTGAGGAGGAGGTCGTCACCCGGCTCGCCCGGATCGGCTTCGACAAGGTCGGCGGCTACCTGCGTGAACCCGAGGGCGTCTTCCCCGCCCTCGCCGACGACATGGAGCAGGCCAGCCGCCTGACCGCCGACGGGCTGCGCGGGCTGCTGAACAGCGCTGAACCGCCGCTGGTACTCGACGTGCGCAACCCCGCCGAGCGCGAAGAGGGCTTCATCGAAGACTCGCTGCACATCCCACTGGCCGAACTGGCCCGCCGCCTCGACGAGATCCCGGCCGACCGGCCCCTGGTCGTGCACTGCGCGGGCGGCCACCGCTCTTCGATCGCCGCCAGCCTGCTCCGGCACACGGGCCGCACCGACGTCTCCGACCTGCTCGGCGGATACGGCGCCTGGCCGGCCCTGCCCGCGCCCGCCGACGTCTGA
- a CDS encoding NAD(P)/FAD-dependent oxidoreductase — protein MAATPSPADEPLTGRHRVAVIGGGSAGISVAARLRRAGARDITLIEPSDTHWYQPLWTLVGGGQAPLRISRRPEGAVIPDDVRWIRRRALAVDPDTRTVTLSEGAELTYEHLVMAPGLQLDWDGVPGLAEAVGHDAVSSNYAPQYAPRTWELIRQMRSGTAVFTHPASPLKCGGAPQKIAYLAADSWRKRNVLDDIRIILVIPDPTMFKVPVWSQVLEKVAHRYGIEVRLRSEMTAVDGGRREITVTDHADGTQETIGYDFLHAVPPQSAPDWVKTSPLADRASPQGFVAADRHTLQHPTYDNVFSLGDVAHLPTSKTGAAVRKQAPVVAANLLDVLNGRSPSRRYDGYTSCPLVTARDRMLLAEFDYDLRPAPTFPLIDTFKERRDMWLFKRYVLPPAYWHGMLTGRL, from the coding sequence TTGGCCGCCACCCCCTCCCCCGCGGACGAACCGCTCACCGGCCGTCACCGCGTCGCCGTCATCGGCGGCGGCAGTGCCGGTATCAGCGTCGCGGCCCGCCTGCGCCGCGCCGGCGCCCGCGACATCACCCTGATCGAACCGTCCGACACACACTGGTACCAGCCCCTGTGGACCCTGGTCGGCGGCGGCCAGGCGCCTCTGCGCATCAGCCGCCGCCCCGAAGGGGCGGTCATACCCGACGACGTGCGGTGGATCCGCCGCCGCGCCCTGGCCGTCGACCCCGACACCCGCACGGTGACGCTCTCCGAGGGCGCCGAACTCACCTACGAGCACCTCGTGATGGCGCCGGGCCTTCAACTCGACTGGGACGGCGTGCCGGGGCTGGCCGAGGCGGTCGGCCACGACGCGGTGAGCAGCAATTACGCGCCGCAATACGCCCCGCGCACCTGGGAGCTGATCCGGCAGATGCGCTCGGGAACGGCCGTCTTCACCCACCCGGCGTCCCCGCTCAAGTGCGGCGGCGCCCCGCAGAAGATCGCCTACCTTGCCGCCGACAGCTGGCGCAAGCGCAATGTCCTCGACGACATCCGGATCATCCTCGTCATCCCCGACCCGACGATGTTCAAGGTGCCGGTCTGGTCTCAAGTACTGGAGAAGGTGGCCCACCGGTACGGCATCGAAGTGCGGCTGCGCTCGGAGATGACCGCCGTCGACGGCGGCCGCCGCGAGATCACCGTCACCGACCACGCCGACGGCACGCAGGAAACCATCGGCTACGACTTCCTGCACGCCGTGCCGCCGCAGAGCGCCCCCGACTGGGTCAAGACCAGTCCGCTCGCCGATCGGGCCAGCCCGCAGGGTTTCGTCGCCGCCGACCGGCACACGCTGCAACACCCGACGTACGACAACGTGTTCTCCCTCGGCGACGTGGCGCACCTGCCCACCTCCAAGACCGGCGCGGCCGTACGCAAGCAGGCCCCCGTGGTCGCGGCGAATCTGCTGGACGTGCTGAACGGCCGCTCCCCGTCGCGCCGGTACGACGGCTACACGTCCTGCCCGCTGGTGACCGCCCGCGACCGGATGCTGCTCGCCGAGTTCGACTACGACCTGCGCCCCGCTCCCACCTTCCCGCTGATCGACACGTTCAAGGAGCGGCGGGACATGTGGCTGTTCAAGCGGTACGTACTGCCGCCCGCGTACTGGCACGGCATGCTGACCGGCCGCCTCTGA
- a CDS encoding rhodanese-like domain-containing protein: protein MAREVTLEAFAAAWADGPLVVDVREADEYAAGHVPGARLMPLRTVPARLSELPADRPVYVICASGNRSKTAADWMTSGGIDAYSVAGGTGAWARGGRPVAAGAHEHAT from the coding sequence ATGGCTCGTGAAGTGACGCTGGAGGCGTTCGCCGCGGCGTGGGCCGACGGCCCGCTCGTGGTCGACGTACGGGAGGCGGACGAGTACGCGGCCGGGCACGTTCCCGGCGCGCGGCTGATGCCGCTGCGCACCGTGCCCGCCCGCCTCAGCGAGCTGCCCGCCGACCGACCGGTGTACGTGATCTGCGCCAGCGGCAACCGCAGCAAGACGGCCGCGGACTGGATGACCTCCGGCGGCATCGACGCCTACTCCGTGGCCGGCGGCACCGGCGCCTGGGCGCGCGGCGGGCGTCCCGTCGCGGCCGGCGCGCACGAGCACGCGACCTGA
- a CDS encoding metal-sensitive transcriptional regulator: MTTAPAASRHAHEQHTQALGYADNKAADHLARLSKIEGQIRGISRMVTGDRYCIDVLTQITAASRALQEVALSLLDDHVRGCVTGAARTDPAQAEEKFAELCDTLRRAVRL; encoded by the coding sequence ATGACCACCGCTCCAGCCGCCTCTCGCCACGCCCACGAACAGCACACCCAGGCACTCGGTTACGCCGACAACAAGGCCGCCGACCACCTCGCCCGGCTGAGCAAGATCGAAGGACAGATACGCGGCATCTCCCGCATGGTCACCGGCGACCGCTACTGCATCGACGTCCTTACCCAGATCACAGCCGCCAGCCGCGCCCTCCAAGAAGTCGCCCTCAGTCTCCTCGACGACCACGTGCGCGGCTGCGTCACCGGCGCCGCCCGCACCGATCCCGCCCAAGCCGAGGAGAAGTTCGCAGAACTGTGCGACACCTTGCGCCGCGCAGTGCGTCTGTAG
- a CDS encoding multicopper oxidase family protein, translated as MNSMNRRSVLLAGLSVAGAGAFAACSGSGSTPALISPSGPAVAAADKKRTKSGRAHELTLTAAQAKVDLGAGLTAGTWAFSGQAPGKELRVSAGDTLAATLSNQLPNRAATSIHWHGIALRNDMDGAPPATQTAVRAGRNFTYRFTVDAPGTYFFHPHVGVQLDRGLHAPLIVEDPKEPLSYDEEWVVVLDDWLDGVTGTPDDVFAELKQGMGGMHMGEASGSSSSSSGHDMGHMGGMDMDGGTGATSSSPSPSSGAGMSTKFMLMGARSPLLGGDAGDVKYPHHLINGRVPADPEVFRTKPGKRIRLRLINAGGDTAYRVALGGHRLTLTHTDGFPIRHQQVDAVLIGMGERYDALVTLGDGVFPLVALAEGKNATGLALVRTGSGSAPKPTTRPKELDGTIITASQLRAGDDVRLPSKPTDQVHRIELTGGMMTYNWAINGKRFDMNNPTASPITVEQGQRVRLNFVNTTTMWHPMHLHGHTYQLGTGGPRKDTAIVLPRKTLSVFFDADNPGQWMLHCHNAYHGEAGMMALVAYQS; from the coding sequence GTGAACAGCATGAACCGCCGTTCCGTCCTGCTGGCCGGCCTCAGCGTCGCGGGCGCGGGTGCGTTCGCCGCCTGCAGCGGCTCCGGCAGCACGCCTGCCCTGATCAGCCCCTCCGGCCCGGCCGTCGCCGCCGCCGACAAGAAGCGCACGAAGAGCGGCAGGGCGCACGAGCTGACCCTGACCGCAGCACAGGCCAAGGTTGACCTGGGCGCCGGACTCACGGCCGGCACCTGGGCCTTCAGCGGCCAGGCCCCGGGCAAGGAACTGCGCGTCTCGGCCGGTGACACGCTCGCCGCCACGCTGTCCAACCAGCTGCCCAACCGAGCCGCCACCTCCATCCACTGGCACGGCATTGCCCTGCGCAACGACATGGACGGCGCACCGCCGGCCACCCAGACCGCCGTCCGAGCCGGCCGTAACTTCACCTACCGGTTCACCGTGGACGCTCCCGGCACCTACTTCTTCCACCCGCACGTTGGTGTCCAGCTCGACCGGGGCCTGCACGCGCCGTTGATCGTGGAGGACCCCAAGGAGCCACTGTCGTACGACGAGGAGTGGGTGGTCGTCCTCGACGACTGGCTCGACGGCGTCACCGGCACCCCGGACGACGTCTTCGCCGAGCTGAAGCAGGGCATGGGCGGGATGCACATGGGCGAGGCTTCCGGCAGCTCGTCCAGCTCCTCCGGCCACGACATGGGACACATGGGCGGAATGGACATGGACGGCGGCACGGGCGCGACGAGCAGCTCACCGTCCCCGTCCTCCGGCGCAGGCATGTCGACGAAGTTCATGCTGATGGGCGCCCGGAGCCCGCTGCTCGGCGGCGACGCCGGCGACGTGAAGTACCCCCACCACCTGATCAACGGCCGCGTCCCGGCCGACCCGGAGGTCTTCCGCACCAAGCCCGGCAAGCGGATCCGACTGCGACTGATCAACGCCGGCGGCGACACCGCGTACCGCGTCGCCCTCGGCGGCCACAGGCTCACCCTCACCCACACCGACGGCTTCCCGATCCGGCACCAGCAGGTCGACGCCGTGCTGATCGGCATGGGCGAACGCTACGACGCCCTCGTCACCCTGGGCGATGGCGTGTTCCCCCTCGTCGCACTGGCAGAGGGCAAGAACGCCACCGGGCTGGCGCTGGTCCGCACAGGCTCGGGCAGCGCGCCGAAGCCGACGACGCGCCCGAAGGAACTGGACGGAACCATCATCACCGCGTCACAGCTCCGCGCGGGCGACGACGTACGGCTGCCCTCAAAGCCGACGGATCAGGTCCACCGCATCGAACTCACCGGCGGCATGATGACGTACAACTGGGCCATCAACGGCAAGCGATTCGACATGAACAACCCGACCGCGAGCCCCATCACGGTCGAGCAAGGCCAGCGAGTACGGCTGAACTTCGTCAACACCACCACCATGTGGCACCCGATGCACCTCCACGGCCACACCTACCAACTCGGCACCGGCGGCCCGCGCAAGGACACCGCGATCGTCCTCCCGCGGAAGACTCTGTCGGTGTTCTTCGACGCCGACAACCCGGGCCAGTGGATGCTGCACTGCCACAACGCCTACCACGGCGAAGCCGGAATGATGGCCCTCGTGGCCTACCAGAGCTGA
- a CDS encoding TetR/AcrR family transcriptional regulator: MTGSQRQRLLYAMTVVVAEKGYLATTVADVTSRAGVSRKTFYALFADKEECFIAAAEASRELTIKCLKASFAQSSEQSLAPVATLRASIRAYLRLVAEEPEFAKAFFLETASAGGRAREHQDACRSWFAESMRVWRTRLPEYRRVPHANYLAAADATHEALCRCLRQGSIDEVPSLEDAVLHICFALLGVADPMEDEPEHA; this comes from the coding sequence GTGACGGGCTCTCAGCGCCAACGACTCCTCTACGCGATGACGGTCGTGGTGGCCGAAAAGGGCTACCTCGCCACGACCGTGGCCGACGTCACGTCGCGAGCAGGCGTATCCCGCAAGACGTTCTACGCACTCTTCGCGGACAAGGAAGAGTGCTTCATCGCCGCCGCCGAGGCGAGCCGTGAGCTGACCATCAAGTGCCTCAAGGCGTCGTTCGCGCAATCGTCGGAACAGTCACTCGCGCCCGTGGCGACACTCCGCGCCTCGATCCGCGCCTACCTCAGACTGGTCGCCGAAGAACCGGAATTCGCCAAGGCGTTCTTCCTGGAGACGGCGTCGGCCGGCGGCCGCGCCCGAGAGCACCAGGACGCCTGCCGCTCCTGGTTCGCCGAGTCGATGCGCGTCTGGCGCACCAGGCTTCCTGAGTACCGTCGCGTCCCGCACGCCAACTACCTCGCCGCCGCCGACGCCACCCATGAGGCTCTATGCCGGTGCCTGCGGCAGGGGAGCATCGACGAAGTCCCCAGCCTGGAGGACGCGGTGCTGCACATCTGCTTCGCTCTGCTCGGTGTCGCTGACCCGATGGAGGATGAGCCGGAGCACGCCTGA